CTATGGGGCATGTCGTTCTCAGCGGTACCTTGAGTCAGGAGACAGTAGCTGGACAAGCTGCAAAATTGACATTAACCGTGACTAATCCTACATCAAAGCGCATTGCACTTGAGTTTCATTCTGGCATGGTGGCGGATATTTGGTTATTGGATCCTAACGGGCATCGGATTTGGGCTTGGTCTGAAGGCATGATGTTCACTCAGGCTGTGATGCAGCAAGTTTGGCAACCCGGTCAAACGATGACAGATCATTTTCAGGTTCCAGCTAAAGTGATGGCAGAAGTGAATGCCCCTGGATTTAAATGGGAAGCTAGATTTATGGGGCGAGTGTTACAAGGTAATGAACCAGCGATGACACCGATTTCACTGGATGTTGTAAGACCTTAATTTTGAATGTCTTATTTTTCTAAATAAAAAAAAGCAGCTTTGGAGCTGCTTTTTTTTATTTATTTTCTCTGTGGGTTAAACGCTGATTTTAGTTACATCAACAAACAGTTTCAGCATTTGTCCAGGTTGCAGGTACTTTTCATGCTCCAAACTGTTCCAGCGGATAAGATCATTAACAGTGACATGGAATTTACCGGCAATTCGTGCCAGTGAATCACCAGAACGTACTTTGTAATTAACCGTACGCATCACAGAAGACTGAGTTTGGTTATCGCTGACTTTATTGGTCCAAATGACTAATTTTTGGCCGATATGCAGCGGATCTTTCGGTGCCATACCATTCCA
This region of Shewanella sp. NFH-SH190041 genomic DNA includes:
- a CDS encoding BsuPI-related putative proteinase inhibitor, translating into MKKVTVALLSGTCFMMLATGCQSSVAEQTKIDAPKQTLAVTSSLMPDTVITNLRDKRKPMGHVVLSGTLSQETVAGQAAKLTLTVTNPTSKRIALEFHSGMVADIWLLDPNGHRIWAWSEGMMFTQAVMQQVWQPGQTMTDHFQVPAKVMAEVNAPGFKWEARFMGRVLQGNEPAMTPISLDVVRP